From a single Lewinella sp. LCG006 genomic region:
- a CDS encoding gliding motility-associated C-terminal domain-containing protein: MALRYTPVVFSAVLSLLLFSAFATPIPLSHTAAYLVPVFVDPVPDDVSVPCIDDVPMPVDLTANDGMGGADFEVSPVDTPDAGMIDPCTGGVIVRSWTAMVGMESTTVSQNITILPDEAAPMVNLPVINDTVACELALPSAPNNPDRFDVWISSLRVAVSTNAADNCSGPIMIDDDSSNTFTDPCGSRLVTFTLSDQCGNTSEYMATYTTIDTISPVLVGVPGNLNLSCDQPVPDPPVVTVTDNCTPNLVPTYLPNSSQVLDGSCQEYEYNILRTWVVSDSCGNSSVATQFIRITDEIPPAYTAPPDITISCTTDPLDLTITGDVTDAVDNCSSEVEIQFTDQVTPGTCEDEATITRLWRATDVCGNVSGKVQIINVADLQSPSFNVPPDITVDCSQADDLNITGVPTNVMDDCDPNPDVDFTDDIFPDTCPNNYLIRRKWKATDRCGQFTEVIQEITVVDQQAPVFVEDPEDFLIFCAVDTEAELVFNEWILNNGNGTASDNCTLPEDITWVAYNSGTTDEPSLELVSCPTGPDQIVQRQDIDFIIFDECGLSDTITVSFTVLDQLAPTITDCPSDVVIATDPGSCTAETTLMPPVIIDECSLNMDTIMLSASATLTSQAAPGQEGEVVVDPVDLDLVIPNQLPINVNGVANLMISLIMVDGEAPEEFFRVYGEDGTLLGQTNNTATQCGDGVTLFPLTIEQLNSWSADGVISIRLEPNIPMGLAQRFAINANCPGGSMVQAELDFVINELRGISYQYSIDGGNRITVAPIAPVDVMLDQGEHLIRYFAIDCAGNIDSCDYSITVADMQMPEISCPMPITVAVEADSCQKTLTLPVPLGALDNCDVYARYERTLPATQGEAFLRFFRDPNLNDYLPQGRVLAFDDVAANVFSDVTMTIDLQGDFNTNGAFVTILGDDGSTLVTTNVGIANCMTPGQITVNIPAATFNTWAADGLVNIEIVPNDITVPPGVLGDGINPCNPGIVTMDGDRDSISYITATLQYDQLLSSYYATGATPLPQSTFPSPSGQITATFNVGTTEVFYLIEDQAGNADTCSFNVNVEDVTPPTVLCQPTNLFINPSGLQVEVVNATDVDAGSFDNCGVIDSLWLTPNVFDCSQVGQIINVTLSARDASGNIGTCQTIVGIAPDGPVPTANSGLCGGDTLFLVANPPAPNPSVYTYQWFGPTGMALSPAGPNPDLMITGINSSNEGPYRVRITGLTGCTAEGVVNVNIEDLPLTPQLQVASSLCSDEPILLQTPVVPAGTNVQFYWYEGIAPNGTLLGTSTQPMFSVPGPHPLGIRRFYMKVEANGCLSAASAGQQITVFQRPTAVVTYTDTLVCAQEVIALGVSPQSNATYSWTGPNGFSANVQFPNTPVLTAGGAGYYFVQVNRGLCVSAPDSTLVTVKPRPAQPTIASNSPVCAGVPLVLQTSFTGASSYQWSRNGGFPTTTTTPSLTIPEASATHQGNWTLTVIVNGCSSPVSQSINVIVNPAPVASASASPEPACQGDNVTLSGFSTVAGSSYQWSGPNNYSRSIQNPVINNITLSRAGTYEVTVTTGAGCVDSATVEVNVLDNVGITGLSDNVPGCVDVGFDLVITASTFPEDDGDFTYHWQVPGDPVPIITIEPFLNIPNVTDEDDGVYVLDVLTAEGCSSGTESITVDLNFVPPQLTQPVTISGETSFCEGESFTLITSAVQGTDVTYFWNTPFGNNIPTSSNMLVVPPANVGDSGNYQVYVVRQGCASSLSPPRNITVNPIPNVTLTNNSPVCAGDVISLQSTFYPGGTYSWSGPSGFGTGIIAHNPVINNADSLTHSGTYRVVVELAGCVSDTISTNVLVRNRPQVPSISHDMNICLDDPDAVLTLSIGNMTTVPGANYLWYTGAGGETQIGGPSPELMLEVTDFDLFAGGGIFPFYARTEVNGCRSSLSNPTQVRFDTIPINMAFAGIDTTVCSGQFVLQGAVPTVGTGMWSLISPLNPPGFALANPDAANSIVSGLSTASDPYILRWTLSNGACRNYSFDEVTLNVINAEQANAGQDLLVCEDEIIILEGTPPGSDCTGRWVQDMTQESLGVVIVDPTDPNTEVLGLAPDNFYFFQWEIDCVCGMSTDVVAVNVSDPVTNAGPDRIVCDDLNQVTLVGEEPTLGSTIRWYSPDTDLVISGVTSATPTISNLKVGQNTLIMEVDQGFCGPSSRDTTIVLYKLPPVLTDDVVSVDFGGEADILPLGNDIVPPGTTVSIISGPFSGEASLVNPELVHYIAPANFVGTDELIYAAVSEGCASTTAVISFVIGDGVACQVPSIFTPNGDDYNDKFVIPCLLDKEAYPQSQVIIFNRWGDEVYRSGTPYDSSWDGTYSGEELPVDTYFYVVDLGDGSEPMAGYVMIQR; encoded by the coding sequence ATGGCGCTACGATATACTCCCGTCGTTTTTTCTGCTGTCCTCAGTCTTTTACTGTTCTCAGCTTTTGCTACTCCCATTCCCTTATCACATACTGCTGCCTACTTAGTGCCGGTATTTGTCGATCCTGTTCCTGACGATGTCTCCGTTCCTTGCATTGACGATGTGCCAATGCCCGTAGATCTGACGGCCAATGATGGCATGGGTGGAGCTGATTTTGAAGTAAGCCCTGTCGATACACCCGATGCAGGCATGATTGATCCCTGTACTGGTGGCGTAATCGTTCGCTCCTGGACAGCTATGGTAGGGATGGAGTCGACAACCGTTTCCCAAAACATTACGATCCTCCCCGATGAAGCGGCCCCCATGGTGAACTTACCAGTCATCAATGATACGGTGGCTTGTGAATTGGCACTCCCCTCGGCACCCAATAACCCTGATCGCTTCGATGTGTGGATCAGCTCCCTGCGGGTAGCAGTCAGTACCAATGCGGCAGACAACTGTAGTGGACCCATTATGATCGATGATGACAGTAGCAATACTTTTACCGATCCTTGCGGGAGCAGGCTGGTGACCTTTACCCTCAGTGACCAATGCGGAAATACCAGCGAGTACATGGCTACCTACACGACCATTGATACCATCTCTCCGGTACTGGTTGGTGTGCCCGGAAACCTTAATCTCAGCTGTGACCAACCCGTTCCCGATCCACCTGTGGTGACGGTGACGGATAACTGTACACCCAATTTAGTACCTACCTATTTACCCAACTCCAGTCAGGTGCTCGATGGGAGCTGCCAGGAATACGAGTACAATATTTTAAGAACCTGGGTAGTCAGCGACTCTTGTGGTAACTCCAGTGTAGCTACCCAGTTTATCCGTATCACGGATGAGATACCTCCCGCTTATACTGCACCACCTGACATTACCATCTCTTGTACGACCGATCCGCTGGATCTGACGATTACCGGCGACGTAACGGATGCTGTTGATAACTGTTCATCAGAGGTAGAGATACAATTTACCGATCAGGTGACCCCCGGAACTTGTGAAGACGAAGCAACGATCACTCGCCTTTGGCGTGCGACCGATGTGTGTGGGAATGTTTCCGGTAAGGTGCAAATTATCAATGTGGCTGATCTGCAAAGCCCTTCTTTCAACGTGCCACCAGACATTACGGTGGATTGTAGCCAGGCCGATGATCTTAATATTACAGGCGTACCTACCAACGTGATGGATGATTGTGATCCCAATCCAGATGTAGATTTTACCGATGATATCTTCCCGGATACCTGTCCAAATAATTACCTGATTCGGCGTAAATGGAAAGCAACTGACCGCTGTGGACAGTTTACGGAGGTGATTCAGGAAATAACGGTTGTCGACCAGCAAGCCCCCGTATTTGTCGAAGATCCCGAAGACTTTCTGATTTTCTGTGCGGTAGATACCGAAGCAGAATTGGTCTTCAACGAATGGATCCTCAACAACGGAAACGGTACGGCTTCAGACAACTGTACCCTGCCCGAAGACATTACTTGGGTCGCTTACAACAGCGGCACCACCGACGAACCCAGCCTGGAATTGGTGTCCTGCCCCACCGGGCCCGATCAAATTGTTCAGCGGCAGGATATCGACTTCATCATTTTCGATGAATGTGGTTTGAGTGACACCATTACGGTTTCGTTTACGGTGCTCGACCAATTGGCCCCAACGATTACGGACTGCCCTTCTGATGTTGTGATCGCTACCGATCCTGGAAGCTGTACGGCAGAAACCACTTTAATGCCGCCGGTAATCATTGACGAGTGTTCCCTGAATATGGACACCATCATGCTCTCTGCGTCCGCTACCCTGACCTCGCAGGCTGCTCCTGGCCAAGAGGGAGAAGTGGTCGTAGATCCTGTAGACTTGGATTTGGTAATTCCCAATCAACTGCCTATCAACGTCAACGGAGTGGCCAACTTAATGATCAGTTTGATCATGGTTGATGGTGAAGCGCCGGAGGAATTCTTCCGTGTTTACGGTGAGGATGGTACCCTTTTGGGGCAAACCAACAATACGGCTACGCAGTGTGGTGATGGGGTGACCCTTTTTCCGTTGACCATTGAACAACTTAATAGCTGGTCCGCTGACGGGGTGATCAGTATTCGCCTTGAGCCCAATATTCCCATGGGGCTGGCCCAGCGTTTTGCCATCAACGCCAATTGCCCTGGTGGCAGCATGGTACAGGCTGAGTTGGATTTTGTTATCAACGAACTAAGAGGCATCTCTTATCAGTATAGTATTGATGGCGGCAACCGTATCACCGTAGCTCCTATCGCTCCCGTAGATGTGATGTTGGATCAAGGAGAACACTTGATCAGGTATTTTGCTATCGACTGTGCCGGAAATATTGATTCTTGTGATTATTCCATCACGGTGGCAGATATGCAGATGCCGGAAATCAGCTGCCCAATGCCCATAACGGTCGCAGTAGAAGCAGATTCCTGCCAGAAAACGCTTACGCTCCCAGTACCCTTGGGAGCCTTGGATAACTGTGATGTTTATGCGAGGTACGAACGAACCCTGCCAGCTACTCAAGGTGAAGCGTTCTTGCGCTTTTTCCGTGACCCCAACCTGAACGATTACCTTCCCCAAGGCCGGGTGCTTGCTTTTGATGATGTGGCGGCAAATGTCTTCAGTGATGTTACGATGACCATCGACCTCCAGGGAGATTTCAATACCAATGGCGCCTTTGTGACCATCCTCGGCGATGACGGAAGCACGCTGGTAACAACAAATGTTGGTATCGCCAATTGTATGACTCCCGGTCAGATAACCGTCAATATTCCAGCAGCTACCTTTAATACCTGGGCTGCGGATGGCTTGGTAAACATAGAGATTGTGCCCAACGACATCACCGTTCCTCCCGGGGTCTTGGGAGATGGCATAAATCCTTGTAATCCGGGCATCGTCACCATGGATGGTGACCGGGATAGCATCAGCTACATCACGGCTACTTTGCAGTACGACCAGTTGCTTTCTAGCTACTATGCAACCGGCGCAACACCACTGCCACAGAGTACTTTCCCCAGCCCTTCCGGCCAAATAACCGCTACTTTCAATGTGGGTACTACCGAGGTGTTTTACCTCATTGAAGACCAAGCGGGCAATGCAGATACTTGTTCCTTCAATGTAAATGTGGAAGATGTTACGCCTCCTACGGTGCTCTGTCAGCCTACCAACTTGTTTATCAATCCTTCCGGACTGCAAGTAGAAGTAGTGAATGCCACCGATGTAGACGCTGGCAGCTTTGATAACTGTGGCGTGATTGACAGCCTTTGGCTTACGCCTAATGTTTTTGATTGCTCCCAGGTAGGACAAATCATAAATGTGACGCTGAGTGCGCGCGATGCTTCTGGGAATATCGGTACCTGCCAGACCATCGTAGGTATTGCACCTGACGGCCCAGTACCTACGGCCAACTCTGGTCTTTGTGGTGGTGATACGCTGTTTTTAGTTGCCAATCCTCCGGCACCAAACCCCAGTGTTTATACTTATCAGTGGTTTGGACCAACAGGGATGGCTCTCTCTCCGGCGGGCCCCAATCCCGACCTGATGATCACGGGGATCAATAGCTCCAACGAAGGCCCCTACCGGGTCAGGATTACCGGACTTACGGGCTGTACCGCAGAAGGTGTCGTCAATGTGAATATCGAAGACTTACCATTAACTCCTCAGCTCCAGGTAGCCAGCAGCTTATGTAGTGATGAACCGATCTTACTGCAAACCCCTGTGGTGCCAGCAGGCACAAATGTGCAGTTTTATTGGTACGAAGGAATAGCACCAAACGGCACCTTACTGGGAACCAGCACCCAGCCCATGTTTTCTGTGCCCGGGCCGCATCCCTTGGGGATACGACGATTTTACATGAAAGTAGAGGCGAACGGATGTCTATCAGCAGCCTCAGCAGGGCAACAAATTACGGTCTTCCAACGCCCTACGGCAGTAGTAACCTATACCGATACCTTGGTTTGTGCCCAGGAAGTGATTGCACTTGGCGTCAGTCCGCAAAGCAATGCCACTTATTCCTGGACGGGCCCAAATGGTTTCTCCGCTAATGTACAGTTTCCCAATACGCCTGTTCTAACTGCGGGTGGAGCTGGATATTATTTTGTTCAAGTAAACAGAGGTCTTTGCGTTTCAGCGCCTGATTCTACCCTGGTGACGGTGAAACCACGACCTGCGCAGCCTACCATTGCCAGCAATTCGCCGGTCTGTGCTGGTGTGCCTTTGGTGTTACAAACCAGTTTTACAGGTGCGAGTAGTTATCAATGGAGTAGAAACGGAGGGTTCCCTACCACTACTACCACTCCTTCGCTCACTATTCCTGAGGCTTCAGCAACACATCAAGGCAACTGGACCTTGACAGTCATCGTCAATGGCTGTTCTTCACCGGTTTCCCAAAGTATCAACGTTATTGTTAATCCTGCTCCGGTAGCATCAGCTTCGGCCAGCCCCGAGCCTGCCTGTCAGGGAGATAATGTAACCTTGAGTGGCTTCAGCACCGTAGCCGGATCATCGTACCAGTGGAGTGGCCCCAATAACTACAGCCGTAGTATTCAAAATCCGGTGATCAATAACATCACCCTTTCCCGTGCGGGTACTTACGAGGTGACGGTAACTACGGGAGCAGGTTGTGTAGACAGCGCTACCGTAGAGGTCAACGTGCTTGACAATGTAGGTATTACTGGACTCAGTGATAATGTTCCCGGCTGTGTGGATGTTGGTTTCGACCTGGTCATCACCGCGTCGACCTTTCCCGAAGATGATGGTGATTTTACTTACCACTGGCAAGTGCCTGGAGATCCGGTGCCGATTATTACCATTGAGCCTTTCTTGAATATTCCTAATGTGACGGACGAAGATGACGGAGTATATGTCTTGGATGTATTAACCGCCGAAGGTTGTTCTTCCGGGACGGAATCCATTACGGTCGACTTGAATTTTGTGCCTCCTCAATTGACCCAACCCGTTACCATTTCGGGGGAAACGAGCTTCTGTGAAGGGGAATCCTTCACGCTGATAACCTCTGCGGTACAGGGTACCGATGTGACCTATTTCTGGAATACCCCATTTGGAAATAATATTCCTACCAGCAGTAATATGCTGGTGGTCCCTCCTGCAAATGTGGGGGATAGTGGCAACTACCAGGTATATGTAGTACGCCAGGGCTGTGCTAGTAGCCTCTCTCCGCCAAGAAATATCACGGTTAATCCTATTCCCAATGTGACCCTCACCAATAATTCGCCTGTTTGTGCGGGTGATGTGATCTCGCTGCAAAGCACGTTTTATCCTGGAGGAACTTATTCCTGGAGTGGTCCCAGTGGTTTTGGAACAGGGATCATTGCCCATAATCCGGTGATCAACAACGCCGATTCGCTTACTCATAGCGGAACTTACCGCGTGGTGGTAGAGCTTGCAGGGTGTGTCTCTGATACGATTAGTACTAATGTGCTAGTGCGCAACCGCCCTCAAGTGCCGAGTATTTCCCATGATATGAATATTTGTTTGGATGACCCCGATGCCGTACTTACCTTATCTATTGGAAATATGACCACTGTGCCGGGAGCCAACTACCTCTGGTATACAGGAGCGGGAGGAGAGACCCAGATTGGCGGGCCCAGCCCTGAGCTGATGCTGGAGGTAACGGACTTTGATCTTTTTGCTGGCGGAGGTATTTTCCCCTTCTATGCTCGTACGGAAGTGAATGGTTGCCGCTCATCATTGTCAAACCCTACCCAGGTTCGTTTTGATACGATTCCGATTAATATGGCTTTTGCCGGGATAGATACCACGGTGTGTTCTGGACAATTTGTACTCCAGGGAGCAGTTCCTACGGTGGGTACCGGGATGTGGAGTTTGATCAGCCCGTTGAACCCTCCTGGGTTTGCTTTAGCTAATCCTGATGCTGCCAACTCCATTGTGAGTGGACTCTCAACTGCCAGCGATCCTTACATCTTGCGTTGGACACTTTCCAATGGTGCTTGCCGCAATTACTCTTTTGATGAAGTGACCTTGAATGTGATCAATGCGGAGCAAGCGAATGCCGGACAAGATTTGTTGGTTTGCGAAGACGAAATCATCATTCTAGAAGGTACTCCTCCAGGATCAGACTGTACAGGAAGATGGGTGCAGGATATGACTCAAGAATCACTTGGAGTCGTCATCGTTGACCCCACCGATCCTAACACGGAAGTGCTTGGTTTAGCACCAGATAACTTCTACTTCTTCCAATGGGAGATTGATTGTGTTTGTGGGATGAGTACGGATGTTGTTGCGGTGAACGTAAGTGACCCCGTTACCAATGCTGGCCCGGACCGGATCGTTTGTGATGATCTTAATCAGGTGACTTTGGTGGGCGAAGAACCCACCCTGGGCAGTACGATTCGCTGGTATTCTCCAGATACTGATTTGGTTATCAGTGGCGTCACCTCAGCAACACCAACGATCAGCAACCTGAAGGTCGGCCAAAACACCTTGATTATGGAGGTAGACCAAGGTTTCTGTGGACCTTCTTCCCGCGATACCACTATTGTGCTTTACAAGCTTCCTCCTGTCCTCACTGATGATGTCGTAAGCGTTGACTTTGGCGGTGAAGCAGATATTCTTCCCTTGGGCAATGACATAGTACCTCCAGGTACGACGGTGTCCATCATTAGCGGGCCTTTCAGTGGAGAAGCCAGCTTAGTGAACCCTGAACTTGTTCATTACATAGCACCTGCAAACTTTGTAGGGACGGATGAGTTGATCTATGCCGCTGTTAGCGAAGGCTGTGCATCAACTACCGCAGTCATTAGCTTTGTGATTGGTGATGGGGTAGCCTGCCAAGTACCTTCGATTTTTACGCCGAATGGCGATGACTATAATGATAAATTTGTGATTCCTTGTCTTTTAGACAAAGAAGCTTATCCCCAAAGTCAGGTGATCATCTTCAACCGTTGGGGAGACGAGGTATATCGTTCGGGTACGCCATACGACAGCAGCTGGGATGGTACTTATTCCGGCGAAGAACTGCCTGTGGATACCTATTTTTATGTTGTTGATCTGGGCGATGGTTCCGAACCAATGGCCGGTTATGTGATGATTCAGCGATAG